In Borreliella spielmanii, the genomic window ACTTAATGCAAGTTTATCTATTCCTAGTAGCAATAACACTTCAGAATGAAGTTTTGTTATTAAAAGTTCTTCTTCATTCTGAACTTGTGTTTGCAAGTTTTTTTGTTCACTCATTTAATTTACTTTATGTTTTTAACATTGTTTAATGTTCACTTGCAAAATAGTCTTCTTAGTAGCAAGTAGCCCACCTAAAACAAAATCGATGTATGAATGAGCAATATTAGTAGTTGAGTCTTTATCAACTTGTTCATTAGGAATAGGCAACATATACTTACTAGGTTTAAATTTAATAAGTGCCGGGTTTAATGGGTAAATAAGTATTTGATGTTTTAGCAAGTTTGAAGTTTCAATATAAACATCTTCTCTATTATTTATAGCCTTAATAGTTCGAATTAAAACATCTTCCCATTTTTCACAACTCATTGCTACACCTTGTGCTGCTGTATATGATTTTACCAATTTCAATGATGTTGCAGGATCAATTATTACCATCATGGGTGTAGAAAATTCGTTTCCTAGCTCCAGATTTAAAAGTCCCGCTTCAATTTTTTCAAATATCTTATCCATCTTATCTTTATTACTAGCTTCAACCTCTTCTTTTACTTGATCAGGCATATTAAGTAGTCCATACATATTAGGAAGTAGACGTTTTTGATTTTTTCCATTTTTTTGAATTAAAACAGCACCTGTTAGCACAAAGTGATTAATAAGCTTAATAATTTCACTACTCTTAAGCATATAAGCTTGAGCAAAAGGAAGTGGATTATTGTTAATATCGCCAATGTATGAGTCTGAATTATAAAATTCTTCAGCCGGTTGTTTTAAATGCCCAAATTTGTACTGTAGCTTTAAGTAATTAATTCTTACCATTTGAGAACTAAATCCAATAGTTGAGATAGTATTAATCGCATTGGCAATAGTTGTAGGGTTGGCATTTAGAAACTTGTCCCATTGCATAATTTTCTGGGGATCCATTTTTAGATCAATATCTTCAATCTGATCAGGTAAAAACCATTTATACATAATAGGATCCTTAACTTCTCCTATGAGATTAGCTACAGCTTTTGCATAGTAGTTTTCGTCAAATAATTCCATATTCAATCCTCCTAAATATCATTAATTTTGACCTATAGCTTTATTTCCAAATACTGCTACTTTTACCAAATAAACATCGTTGCTAATTTGGGCTGCATCAGAAAGCGCTATTGCATTAATAGTTGCCTTATTTGCTCCAGTAACCTTTTCAAGAGCGCCATCTTTATTGAAAATAAACTTATCTTTTACTTTAACTGAAGAATCTTTTGCTACTAGGTAGCCCTCAAAATTATTGGTAATTGGGATTATGGTAACTGTTTTACTAAACTCGTCTATATCAATACATACTCCATATAAGTCCTTCCCACCTCCAGCCTCAACATGAGGCTCATAGTGAATTTCACCCTCTTTTACCTCGCTAAAACCAAGCTTAACTCCTCGCTTGTAGGGATACCCTTTGACAGGATGGTTTTCTAATTTATCTTTACTGCTGGTTCTAGTGCCTCCAGAAGCAAAAAATTGAACATTTTTGTCTCTAAATTCAACAGAATTACTAAGCACACTACCATCATGCTGCGGATTTTTCATAAACTTTGCAAGTTTATTTCGTTTATCATGACAATCTTTTACTAATTGCGTTGTATCTCCCATTTATCTACCTCCTTTTATCTCCCCACATCTGGAACACCAACATTAGGAGCTACTGTTTTCTCAAGCCCTATATTGCCAAAAATTGTAACTTTTATCAAGTTAATAGAATAATCTTGTTTGGGATATCTAGCTTGATCTCGTTCTTGATCAACGTCTTCGGGCACAAAATTGATTGTAAATGCATCAGATAATGCATAAGCATTAATTACAGTTGGAGGTCCACCACCGACCTTCGTAATAACCCCTTTATCACTAATATCTAATATTTCTCCAGCTTTTATATTCGGATTTCTTGTAACAAGATACCCTTCAAAATTATTCGTAATTGGCAAAACATATGCAGTACAACTAAACTCACATACATCAACACATATGCCATAAAGATCCGTATCAGCTCCAACATCAACATATATAGCATTTTCTTTTGGAACAAGTTTGACCCCGCGCTTGTATGGAAAACTATTGTTTGGATCGTAAAAGTATTCTTCTATTTTGTCTGTAATACTCGAATATGCAAATGAATAAGCATTAACTAGCTCATTTTTAGACTGGAAAGAACCACTTGAACTACTAAAAACTTTATTCTCAATCGAACTCATTGATTTTGCATATTT contains:
- a CDS encoding DUF228 domain-containing protein codes for the protein MGDTTQLVKDCHDKRNKLAKFMKNPQHDGSVLSNSVEFRDKNVQFFASGGTRTSSKDKLENHPVKGYPYKRGVKLGFSEVKEGEIHYEPHVEAGGGKDLYGVCIDIDEFSKTVTIIPITNNFEGYLVAKDSSVKVKDKFIFNKDGALEKVTGANKATINAIALSDAAQISNDVYLVKVAVFGNKAIGQN
- a CDS encoding DUF228 domain-containing protein, with the protein product MVVKGKGQVDDNPQLGLEVGSPVAAPRARRQARQADDVQVDPYLGSVKELDDILLKFKKYAKSMSSIENKVFSSSSGSFQSKNELVNAYSFAYSSITDKIEEYFYDPNNSFPYKRGVKLVPKENAIYVDVGADTDLYGICVDVCEFSCTAYVLPITNNFEGYLVTRNPNIKAGEILDISDKGVITKVGGGPPTVINAYALSDAFTINFVPEDVDQERDQARYPKQDYSINLIKVTIFGNIGLEKTVAPNVGVPDVGR